The region GATGATCGTCCGGGCCGGACGGCCGGCGTCATGACGTTGCCCATCCGCCCCGGTACGGAGATACCCGACGCGGAACTCAGCTGGCGTTTTTCCCGGTCGAGTGGTCCCGGTGGGCAGGGTGTGAACACGACCGACTCCAGGGTGGAGCTGTCCTGGGACCTGGCCCGGTCGACCGCCCTGCCCGAGCACCTCAGGGAGCGGGCGCTGGGCCGGTTGGCCAACCGCCTGGTCGACGGGGTGCTGACCATCACCGCGTCGGAGCACCGGTCGCAGTTGATGAACCGGGAGGCGGCCAGGGAGCGGCTCGCCGCCCTGCTGGCCGAGGCCACCGCGC is a window of Micromonospora sp. NBC_01699 DNA encoding:
- the arfB gene encoding alternative ribosome rescue aminoacyl-tRNA hydrolase ArfB gives rise to the protein MTLPIRPGTEIPDAELSWRFSRSSGPGGQGVNTTDSRVELSWDLARSTALPEHLRERALGRLANRLVDGVLTITASEHRSQLMNREAARERLAALLAEATAPPAPPRRPTRPSRGAKERRISDKKRRGQTKRLRRSDDD